One Oreochromis niloticus isolate F11D_XX linkage group LG16, O_niloticus_UMD_NMBU, whole genome shotgun sequence genomic window carries:
- the LOC100702264 gene encoding olfactory receptor 142-like, producing MCSLIMANQSNERSFILSGFNETMNFRIPLFLCTLLYYSMILFFSISVVLLIVFDANLHEPMYIFLSSFCINALYGSTGFYPKFLSDLLSSSQRISYEGCLLQAFIMYSFVCSDLSILAVMAFDRYLAICRPLHYHSFMTKRRLSQLVCFSWLTPFCIFSINVILTTRLRLCGINIQRVLCLNWLIVKLACPEADTFSNNISSYVILVVYLSHWLFIMWTYMHLIKTCVRSREDRVKFMQTCVPHLISLITLLVVMIFDSMYLRFGSRDLPQSLQNFITIEFLIIPPVMNPLIYGFKLTKIRNRILSLIYLKRK from the coding sequence ATGTGCTCTCTAATCATGGCTAATCAGTCCAATGAAAGAAGTTTCATTCTGTCAGGATTTAATGAGACAATGAATTTCAGAATTCCCCTCTTCTTGTGCACATTACTTTATTACTCTATGATTTTGTTCTTCAGTATTTCTGTTGTGCTGCTCATTGTCTTTGATGCAAACCTGCATGAACCTATGTACAtttttctgagtagcttttgcATTAATGCACTTTATGGGTCCACAGGTTTCTACCCAAAATTCCTTTCAGATTTACTGTCGTCTTCCCAGAGAATCTCATATGAAGGGTGCCTTTTACAAGCTTTTATCATGTACTCATTTGTCTGTAGTGATTTGTCCATTTTAGCTGTTATGGCCTTTGACAGGTATCTGGCTATATGTCGACCTCTGCACTACCACTCTTTCATGACTAAGAGGAGGCTCTCTCAGCTGGTGTGTTTCTCCTGGCTGACACCTTTCTGCATTTTCTCCATCAATGTCATATTAACAACAAGACTCAGGTTATGTGGAATAAACATTCAGAGAGTCTTATGTCTAAACTGGTTAATTGTTAAACTTGCTTGTCCTGAAGCTGATACCTTTTCAAACAACATTAGTTCATATGTAATACTTGTTGTTTATCTGTCTCATTGGCTTTTTATAATGTGGACTTACATGCATCTTATTAAAACATGTGTGAGGTCCAGAGAGGATAGGGTAAAGTTTATGCAGACCTGTGTGCCCCATCTGATCTCTTTGATCACATTACTAGTGGTAATGATTTTTGATTCGATGTACTTGCGCTTTGGCTCCAGAGATTTACCTCAAAGCCTCCAAAACTTCATCACTATTGAATTTCTCATCATCCCTCCAGTTATGAATCCTCTCATTTATGGATTTAAACTCACCAAAATACGAAACAGGATTTTGAGCTTAATTTATTTGAAAAGGAAATGA